The Pseudodesulfovibrio sediminis genome includes the window ATGCCCTGCTTGTTTTGCTCCGCATTCTTCATGGGAGCAACCGGCTTGGTGTCCATTTTTGTCCGTGCACCGCCAAGAGGCGACTTGGTCGTCTTTCGTCCAGGCACAATCGGTGGACGAGCTTTTTCGGAGGAAGATTTGGGCGAAGCGTCCTTTGGCGTAACTTTCGAGCCCGGCTTTTGATCTGAAGACATAGATTTCACTTGTATTATGGGTAGTTCAAGAACTATAGGCCCCTGCAAAAGAGCAGGGGGGCGAGACCTTTTAGTATAGTTTTATACACTTTCCTTTAAAGCCACTTTTGTCAAGGTACAATTGGAACTATCCTTAGCTATCCTAAGATGTTTTGACCCTTGTAACGCAATAATCGATTATCGCTTCAACTCAATCTGAAACCGTCAGAAGGATTTTGCCTAACGCGCTGCCCCCCTTCCAATATCGATGTGCCTCGGCGATATCCCGAAACGAAAAAACCTGCTCGTCAATAAGTACCGCCAAAGCGCCTTCATCCACCAACGCGCTCATGTTGGTCAGCACCTCTCCGTGCAGTTCTCTTCCCTGCCCTGTGATCATGGGCAACAGCATGAACACCACATGCAGCGACAAGCTCCTGGCATGCATCAGACTGAGATCATGCGATGAACGGGTCGCCGTGGAAATCACCTGCCCGCCCAGAGCGGCGGCGGCAAAGGATTGATCAAGCACATTGCCGCCCACAGTATCAAAGATCACATCAAAACCATCTCCCCCCGTGCATTCGGCGACATACTCGGCCACGGCACTTTCGCGATAGTACACAGGCGTACCGCCCAGCGCCTCCACGACCGCGGCCTTGTCCGGCGAAGAAACCGTGGCAAAGACTTCCGCGCCTATATGAACTCCGAGTTGAACGGCCATGTGCCCGACCCCGCCAGCACCACCATGCACCAGGAGCATCTGCCCCCGCCTGATCGCGGCCTTGTCAAACAACCCCAGCCAGGCGGTGAGCACCACCAACGGCAGGGCAGCGGCATCCACAAGGTCCATGGTCTGGGGAGCAGGAGCGATAAGCCACTGATCCGCCACCATGTATTCAGCCAATGCGCCGGGTATTCCCTTGATACCCCCCGCACACCCGAAAACAGGATCGCCCACGCGAAATCGGGTCACGCCAGCGCCCACGGCTTCCACTGTGCCGGAGACATCCATACCGAGCACGGCAGGCAGGTCGGGAGCAAAAGCCAGCTCACCACCCAATTGAGTGATCTTATTGTCAATGGGATTAAAGCTTGATCCGGCGACCTTGATGCGCACCTCTCCCGGCCCTGGGACGGGAAGGACAATATCATGCTCCACAAACTGATATCCGGCTCCATATTCCTCAAGCACCATAGCTCTCATCGTACATACCTCCGTGATACTTTATAGTACCCGCTGGTCAATACAGTGTATAGTCCTGAATATGCCGATGGTGTGAAAATGGGTGGACCAAATCAAGCGGGTGGTCCATCATGCCCCATGGCCAAACAGCAGACACAACACACATTGAAGCAACCGCCGGTTCTCCCCATGACCCGGCAGGAAATGAACACACTGGGCTGGGATGAACTGGATGTCCTCCTCGTTACCGGCGACGGGTATGTGGATCACCCCTCGTTCGGTGCTGCGCTCCTTGGCCGCTGGCTGATACATCATGGCTTCCGCACAGGCGTGGCCGCCCAGCCCGCTTGGGACAAACCCGACGACGTCACACGCATGGGACGTCCCCGGCTGTTTGCCGGAGTCACGGCCGGCTCCCTCGATTCCATGCTTGCCCACTATACCGCATTTCGAAAAAAACGGTCGGACGACGCCTACACTCCCGGCGGCAAGGCCGGTGCCAGACCCAACCGCGCTTCCATGGCATACACCAACGTTGTGCAGCGCGCCTTTCCCGGTCTGCCGGTGATCCTCGGCGGCATCGAATCTTCCCTGAGACGCATCTCCCATTACGATTTCTGGTCTGACGCCGTGCGCCGTTCCATTCTGCTCGACTCCAAGGCCACGGCCATTACCTATGGCATGGCCGAGAACTCCATCGTCACACTGACCCGAACACTGGAGCGCATCCTCAACGAAACCGGCGAAATCAATATCAAGGCACTCAGGCCGCAGTTGGTCCACATCCCGGGCCTGGTCGTTGCCGGAAGCCGAAAAGATCTGCCCGAGGACGCCTCCATTCTGAAACTGCCCTCCCATGAAGCTATTGTCGCCGACCCCAAAAAGCTCATTGAAGCCACTGTTCTGCTGGAACGACAGGTCCATCAAAACAAGGATATGGTCATACAGGAAACCGCAGGCCGTCTGGTCATGATCACGCCGCCCGGTCCGCTACTCGATACCAAGGGACTGGACGAACTCGCAGGCTTGCCCTTTTCCCGATTGCCCCATCCCTCATACACTGAACGCATTCCAGCGGCCAATATGATTCAGACCAGCGTGACGACGCACCGGGGATGTTCCGGCGGCTGTTCTTTCTGCACCCTTGCCCTGCATCAGGGGCGGACCATACGCTCCCGCAGTAAAAAATCGATACTCGGTGAGATCAAGGCCATTACCCAAGTCAACGGATGGACAGGGTCCATCTCGGACGTGGGCGGCCCCAGTGCCAACATGTGGGGTGCCTACTGTGCGGACGACCAGTCCCGTTGCAAAAGGCCGAGCTGTCTGACGCCGCGCATCTGCAAGCACTACCGCGTAACCCAGCGGGATTTCGTAAACCTGCTCCGGGCGGTGCGCGAGGTGCCGTCGGTCAAACATGTGCGTGTGGCCTCGGGCTGGCGCATGGACCTCGGCCTGACAGACATGCAGGCGCTGGCCGGCCTGATTCGCGAGTTTGTGGGCGGTCAGGCCAAGGTCGCCCCCGAACATCAGGTGGACAAGGTGCTTGCCCTCATGCGTAAGCCGGGATTCGATACCTTTGAGAATTTTCTGCAATGCTTTGACCGTGAATCAAAGAAAGCGGGCAAAAAACAGTACGTTATCCCCTATCTCATGTCCGCTTTCCCGGGCTGTACCGAGGAAGACATGCACAGCCTGAGCTCGTGGCTGAAATCACAGGGCTGGAAACCGGAGCAGGTGCAATGCTTCATCCCTCTGCCCGGCACAGCCGCCGCTGCCATGTTTCACGCAGAGACCGACATGCAGGGCAACCCCATTCATGTTGCCAAGACCGATGCCCAACGTCTGCGCCAACACGCCATTCTCATGCCCGACACAGGCCGGCCGCCCAAAGGAAAAAAACAAGGCAGGCCCAAGAAGCACTCCGCCCCTGACAACAGGCCACGCAGACGCCGTAAATAGCGACACGCATCGACAACAATATTGCAGATATGTATATCCATTTTCGTAAAATAACATTTTTGTAATTTTTTGCGTTCCTTTTCGTATCAGACAATCCCGGCAAAGGCTGTATCTATCCCGTTTTTCACAAATGGCATCCTGTTTGCTTATGTCGGGTATGTCTTCTAATGTACATGGACTCAAACTCTCGGCCCTACTAGCCATATGCCAGGCCATCGACAAGGCTATCAACCTTGAATCAGCTTTGGACCGCGTACTCAAAATTCTGTCCGAGCAACTCTCGATGCAGCGGGCCACGGTCACGCTCTACGATCCGGAAACCGGACAACTTTCCATCAACGCCTCCTACGGCCTGACCGCCGAGGAAAAGCAGCGCGGCGTGTATCGACTTGACGAAGGCGTCACTGGGCGCATTTTTCAAACCGGCGAACCGTACTATGTACCCGACATCAACAAGGAACCGTTGTTTCTTGACAAAACAGGCTCCCGTGGAGTCGCTCGTGGGCACATCTCCTTTGTGGGGGTCCCCATCGTCCTGCACGGCGACCCCATCGGCGTACTTAATGTGGACCGCCTCTTCGAAGACGAGATCGAATTTGAAGAGGACATCGATTTCCTGAAAGTCGTGGCCACGCTCATCGGGCAGTTCATCAGCCTCAATGAGAAAATCATGGCCCGCGAGGCCGCACTGAAGCGGGAAAACACCTCGCTCAAATACCAGATTTCAAAAAAATCCAAGGGACCGTACATCGTGGGCCAGAGCTCGGCCATGGTGGAGGTCCAGCGCCAGATGGAGAAGGTGTCTCCCACGCGGGCAACAGTCCTCCTGCTGGGCGAATCAGGAGTGGGTAAAACGCTCATCGCCCGCATCATCCACGAATTGTCCGAGCGTCAGGGCTGCCCCTTCATCAAGGTCAACTGCGCATCCATCCCCGGCAACCTGCTGGAATCAGAGCTGTTCGGCCATGAGAAAGGCGCGTTTACCGGTGCCACCAACACCCGCCCGGGCCGCTTTGAAGAAGCGGACACCGGCACCATTCTTCTGGATGAAATCGGCGAGCTGCCCATGGCGCTCCAGGCCAAGCTGTTGCGCGTGTTGCAGGACAAGGAGCTGGAACGGCTCGGAAGCAACCGCACCCGCACCATCGATGTCCGCATTCTTGCCGCGACCAACCGGGACCTTGGCGATCTGGTGGAACACGGCAAGTTCCGCCTCGATCTCTACTATCGTCTCAACGTCTTT containing:
- a CDS encoding YgiQ family radical SAM protein; this encodes MAKQQTQHTLKQPPVLPMTRQEMNTLGWDELDVLLVTGDGYVDHPSFGAALLGRWLIHHGFRTGVAAQPAWDKPDDVTRMGRPRLFAGVTAGSLDSMLAHYTAFRKKRSDDAYTPGGKAGARPNRASMAYTNVVQRAFPGLPVILGGIESSLRRISHYDFWSDAVRRSILLDSKATAITYGMAENSIVTLTRTLERILNETGEINIKALRPQLVHIPGLVVAGSRKDLPEDASILKLPSHEAIVADPKKLIEATVLLERQVHQNKDMVIQETAGRLVMITPPGPLLDTKGLDELAGLPFSRLPHPSYTERIPAANMIQTSVTTHRGCSGGCSFCTLALHQGRTIRSRSKKSILGEIKAITQVNGWTGSISDVGGPSANMWGAYCADDQSRCKRPSCLTPRICKHYRVTQRDFVNLLRAVREVPSVKHVRVASGWRMDLGLTDMQALAGLIREFVGGQAKVAPEHQVDKVLALMRKPGFDTFENFLQCFDRESKKAGKKQYVIPYLMSAFPGCTEEDMHSLSSWLKSQGWKPEQVQCFIPLPGTAAAAMFHAETDMQGNPIHVAKTDAQRLRQHAILMPDTGRPPKGKKQGRPKKHSAPDNRPRRRRK
- a CDS encoding zinc-dependent alcohol dehydrogenase family protein, whose amino-acid sequence is MRAMVLEEYGAGYQFVEHDIVLPVPGPGEVRIKVAGSSFNPIDNKITQLGGELAFAPDLPAVLGMDVSGTVEAVGAGVTRFRVGDPVFGCAGGIKGIPGALAEYMVADQWLIAPAPQTMDLVDAAALPLVVLTAWLGLFDKAAIRRGQMLLVHGGAGGVGHMAVQLGVHIGAEVFATVSSPDKAAVVEALGGTPVYYRESAVAEYVAECTGGDGFDVIFDTVGGNVLDQSFAAAALGGQVISTATRSSHDLSLMHARSLSLHVVFMLLPMITGQGRELHGEVLTNMSALVDEGALAVLIDEQVFSFRDIAEAHRYWKGGSALGKILLTVSD
- a CDS encoding sigma 54-interacting transcriptional regulator, translated to MSSNVHGLKLSALLAICQAIDKAINLESALDRVLKILSEQLSMQRATVTLYDPETGQLSINASYGLTAEEKQRGVYRLDEGVTGRIFQTGEPYYVPDINKEPLFLDKTGSRGVARGHISFVGVPIVLHGDPIGVLNVDRLFEDEIEFEEDIDFLKVVATLIGQFISLNEKIMAREAALKRENTSLKYQISKKSKGPYIVGQSSAMVEVQRQMEKVSPTRATVLLLGESGVGKTLIARIIHELSERQGCPFIKVNCASIPGNLLESELFGHEKGAFTGATNTRPGRFEEADTGTILLDEIGELPMALQAKLLRVLQDKELERLGSNRTRTIDVRILAATNRDLGDLVEHGKFRLDLYYRLNVFPVRVPPLRERKEDITGLLNHFLQKMADDYGRHIHLTSTALDALIRYDWPGNVREMQNLIERLVIMSDMDRISLEFLKSYLSPGQSPVVQEAIHMSEDTPRHTSLKEFERNEVMSALERSGWVQYKAAEALGLSARQMGYRVKKYGLESMIAEGRARLRRMKEAQM